The genomic interval CGGGAGACGTAGACGAGGATGTGGGAGAACATCTTGATGGCGTCGGCGTAGCGGTGCATCATCATGTAGGAGAAGCCGACGTAGTAGTAGGTGGTGAAGTGGGCGGCCATGACGCGGGCGAACATGGCCTTCTTGTTGAGCTCAATGTCGTCGAGGGTCTTGAGGGCGAGGCTGAAGTCGCCGAGGAGGCAGTGGACGCGGAGGAGACCGATGATGGAGAAGTAGCCCAGCATGCGGTAGAGGTTCTTGGAGCCGTACTCGCCCGCGACGGCCATGGGGTCCTCGTTGCGGCGCATGGCGGCCAGCTGCTCGGTGATTTGGGAGCGCTGGATGAGGGAGTAGAGGACGTTGAGGACCGAGTAGCAGCCCCAGGTGTTTGGGTTCTCCTTGAGGACCTGCATCTCCTCCTCGTTGTTGCCCTGGCGGGCGATGCGCATGCGGTAGGACGAGAAGGAGTTGAACTGGTAGATGAACTCGTCGATGACGTCCCAGGCCCAGTAGTACTAATTGAAGACATGTTAGCTTCCCTGGTCCACGTGTGGTGATGCTATCGCGACGGCATAGCTTCGGGTGGAGACCGAAGCAAGGAGTCTATGGGAAGCTTACCGAAGGGGGCTCGAGGTCGACGGGACCCTCGCTGTTGAGGATGAAGTGGAACAGGCTGCAGTAGGAGTCGTAGCTCTGGAACTTGACCTCGAGGGGCGCGGAGAAGTCGAGGGgctgggcggcggcggcgaggcgCGACTGGATGTCGTCGGTCTGCTGGGCCATGGTCAGGGAGTTGACCTGCTCGAGGTCCTCGCCAATGTTGTCCTCATACTGGACCTGCTCCTTGTAGTCGTTGACGAGGGCCTCCTCCTCGACGTCGCTGTCGTCGTCGACGCGGACGGGCCGCTCTCCGTTTTGATAGCCGCTCATGGTGGGTGGATTTTTCGGTGAAGACTATTCCCACACGAAGATGTGTTAGGAATAGAAATTGA from Colletotrichum lupini chromosome 2, complete sequence carries:
- a CDS encoding eukaryotic translation initiation factor 3 subunit L — translated: MSGYQNGERPVRVDDDSDVEEEALVNDYKEQVQYEDNIGEDLEQVNSLTMAQQTDDIQSRLAAAAQPLDFSAPLEVKFQSYDSYCSLFHFILNSEGPVDLEPPSYYWAWDVIDEFIYQFNSFSSYRMRIARQGNNEEEMQVLKENPNTWGCYSVLNVLYSLIQRSQITEQLAAMRRNEDPMAVAGEYGSKNLYRMLGYFSIIGLLRVHCLLGDFSLALKTLDDIELNKKAMFARVMAAHFTTYYYVGFSYMMMHRYADAIKMFSHILVYVSRTKNFQKNAQYDSITKKNDQMYALIAICVAFHPTRLDDTIHSALREKYGDQLLKLQRGGPESLPIFEELFRSACPKFISPVPPDFENPESNIDPVEHHLAVFMEEVKINMMSPTVKSYLRLYTTMDLNKLAGFLEVKPDELRSWLLVNKQRTKQLRWTDHPSLLDGDLINVSDLDYAMQGDLIHISEAKVGRKLVDWYLRNLSRTYA